From a region of the Falco peregrinus isolate bFalPer1 chromosome 5, bFalPer1.pri, whole genome shotgun sequence genome:
- the KCTD6 gene encoding BTB/POZ domain-containing protein KCTD6, producing MDNGDWGYMMTDPVTLNVGGHMYTTSLTTLTRYPDSMLGAMFRGDFPTARDSQGNYFIDRDGPLFRYVLNFLRTSELTLPLDFKEFDLLRKEADFYQIEPLIQCLNDPKPLYPVDTFEEVVELSSTRKLSKYSNPVAVIITQLTITTKVHSLLEGISNHFTKWNKHMMDTRDCQVSFTFGPCDYHQEVSLRVHLMEYITKQGFTIRNTRVHHMSERANENTVEHNWTFCRLARKTDD from the exons ATGGATAATGGAGACTGGGGATATATG ATGACTGATCCAGTCACGCTAAATGTGGGTGGACACATGTATACGACATCCCTCACAACTCTAACGAGATATCCTGACTCAATGCTTGGGGCCATGTTCAGGGGAGACTTCCCCACTGCCAGGGACTCTCAGGGCAATTACTTTATTGACAGAGATGGACCACTTTTCCGTTATGTTCTTAACTTTTTAAGGACCTCAGAGCTCACTTTGCCACTGGACTTCAAGGAGTTCGACCTGCTTCGGAAGGAAGCGGACTTCTATCAGATTGAACCGCTAATTCAGTGTCTTAATGACCCCAAGCCGCTGTATCCCGTGGATACCTTTGAGGAGGTGGTGGAGCTGTCCAGCACCCGGAAGCTTTCCAAGTATTCCAACCCGGTGGCTGTAATCATCACGCAGCTCACTATCACGACGAAAGTCCATTCGTTACTGGAAGGCATTTCAAACCACTTCACAAAGTGGAATAAGCATATGATGGACACCAGGGACTGCCAGGTTTCCTTCACTTTTGGGCCATGCGATTACCATCAGGAAGTGTCGCTCAGAGTCCATCTCATGGAGTACATCACAAAGCAAGGCTTCACGATCAGGAATACCAGAGTTCATCATATGAGCGAGCGTGCCAATGAAAACACAGTGGAGCACAACTGGACTTTCTGTAGATTGGCACGGAAAACAGATGACTGA
- the PDHB gene encoding pyruvate dehydrogenase E1 component subunit beta, mitochondrial, which produces MAAAAAALRYLAPLGARLPPQGRATGRLLQQRRGLRLSAPAAIQVTVRDALNQALDEELERDERVFLLGEEVAQYDGAYKISRGLWKKYGDKRVMDTPISEMGFTGIAVGAAMAGLRPVCEFMTFNFSMQAIDQVINSAAKTCYMSAGAIAVPIVFRGPNGASAGVAAQHSQCFAAWYGHCPGLKVVSPWSSEDAKGLLKASIRDDNPVVMLENELLYGVPFEMSEQAQSKDFVVPIGKAKIEREGTHVTLVSHSRPVGHCLEAAAILAKEGVECEVINLRTIRPMDIETVEASVVKTNHLVTVEGGWPQFGVGAEICARIMEGSAFNYLDAPAVRVTGADVPMPYAKILEDNCIPQVKDIIFAVKKTLNI; this is translated from the exons AtggcggcggctgcggcggcaCTGCGGTACCTGGCCCCGCTGGGCGCCCGCCTCCCGCCGCAGGGCCGCGCCACCGGGCGGCTGCTGCAGCAGCGCAGGGGACTGCGGCTCTCCGCGCCCGCCGCCATACAG GTGACGGTGCGGGACGCGCTGAACCAGGCGTTGGATGAGGAGCTGGAGCGGGACGAGCGCGTCTTCCTGCTGGGCGAGGAGGTGGCCCAGTACGACGGTGCCTACAAG ATCTCCAGGGGTCTCTGGAAGAAGTATGGGGACAAGAGGGTGATGGATACCCCGATATCAGAG ATGGGCTTCACAGGAATCGCTGTCGGTGCTGCTATG GCAGGGTTGAGACCAGTGTGTGAGTTCATGACGTTCAACTTCTCCATGCAAGCAATCGATCAGGTTATAAACTCCGCTGCCAAGACCTGTTACATGTCTGCAGGAGCAATCGCCGTTCCCATCGTCTTCCGGGGCCCCAACGGGGCATCAGCTGGAGTTGCGGCTCAGCACTCACAATGCTTCGCAGCTTGGTATGGGCACTGCCCAGGACTGAAAGTTGTTAGTCCTTGGAGCTCAGAAGATGCCAAAGGTCTGTTGAAAGCATCAATCCGGGACGATAATCCAG TTGTGATGCTGGAAAATGAATTACTCTATGGCGTTCCCTTTGAAATGTCTGAACAGGCACAGTCAAAGGATTTTGTTGTTCCAATTGGAAAAGCTAAAATAGAAAGGGAAG GAACTCATGTTACATTAGTGTCACACTCAAGACCTGTTGGACACTGCTTGGAAGCAGCTGCTATACTTGCCAAAGAAGGTGTAGAGTGTGAG GTTATAAATCTGCGTACCATTCGACCAATGGATATTGAAACAGTGGAAGCCAGCGTCGTAAAAACAAACCATCTTGTAACTGTAGAAGGAGGTTGGCCGCAATTTGGAGTAGGAGCTGAAATCTGTGCCAGGATCATGGAAG GATCTGCCTTCAACTACTTGGATGCTCCAGCTGTGCGTGTTACCGGTGCAGATGTTCCCATGCCTTACGCAAAAATTTTAGAAGATAACTGCATACCTCAAGTCAAGGATATAATATTTGCAGTGAAGAAAACTTTGAATATCTGA